A window of Gudongella oleilytica genomic DNA:
TTTGTAGAATCCTGAGTGATCAGGGTTATTCCTTAGATATTCCTGCTCACCAAACCATTGCTTATAGAACACCTGGTTGTTGTTCTCAAGCCTTGTTCCGGTATGAGTAACTGTACTAACATAATTCATTACATTTCTTTCGATCCTCTTTTGCCTATTCAAGCCTCTCAACTCCTTTATATTTTAACTCCCCACACTATTCTATCAGTATTGCTTTAACACTTCAATTACGAAAAAAACCCCGAGATTATCGGGGGACGAAAAATACATGTTGCCAGGTATCAGCACCCTCAGACTACTTAACGATAAGCACTGATATCTTAATATGGTGGATGACTTTATCAGAAACGCTTCCCAGAAGAGTTCTTGAAAAAGCTCCCAAGCCTCTGCTACCCATGACCAGCAAGTCGAAATCTCCTTCTTCAGCATACTTTACGATTTCATCAACAATATCACCAGTCTTGTAAACTGTGGAGAATTTGCCGGGGAAGCCCTCGAATATCTCTTCAGCCTCCTTAAGGACTTTCTGAGCATGGGAAATTGCAGTTTTGCCGAGTTCTGTCTTTAATTCCCTGTTCTGAACATACACATTATCCCATATATTCGCCACGGTTATCACCACCACCTCACTGTTTAGTGAGGTTGCCAGCTGTTTTGCCTTGAATATCGCTTTCTTAGAATACTTCGATCCATCTGCTGCGACCAAAATTCTATTCATTCGACTCCCTCCCCTACTACACATTTTGCAGGACCGCCTTATGAATAATATAACTGTCACAATATAAATACCCTCATTGAGAAAATAATCTCAAAACTAACTTTATATCTTGATAATTGGACTTATTTGCTTCTAAATGCTCAGGTCCTTACTGCTCTTCCCAGGTCATACCTTAATATTTCACCATTATTCAGCGCAATTTCACCGTTGATTATTATATACCGGATGCCTACCGGTGGCTTTAAGGGATCTTCAAAATCAGCTGTATCAACCACTGAATTCGGATCGAATACCGTTATATCCGCTTCGCTTCCTACCGAGAGTTTCCCCTTATCTATTCCAAGTCTTGTAGCTGGTAATTCGGTCATTTTCTGAATTGCATTATAAAGACTCAATACACCCTGTTCCCTTACATACCTGCCAAGGACTCTTGGAAAGGTTCC
This region includes:
- a CDS encoding universal stress protein; its protein translation is MNRILVAADGSKYSKKAIFKAKQLATSLNSEVVVITVANIWDNVYVQNRELKTELGKTAISHAQKVLKEAEEIFEGFPGKFSTVYKTGDIVDEIVKYAEEGDFDLLVMGSRGLGAFSRTLLGSVSDKVIHHIKISVLIVK